In Pengzhenrongella sicca, a single genomic region encodes these proteins:
- a CDS encoding ABC transporter permease has product MTAVTQRVLRTDRFGLRDLLAEAAAGIGARPGRLLLTILGTVLGIASMVVTVGLAQTAAGQINKQFDAVAATQALAKPATAKSWDGSGRSLADLPWDSAVRAERLAGVEAAGTFSTVEIDGAEITAVPVHDPSAARTLAPDVLATSPGALESIGGRVVQGRYFDAGHDARGDRVVVLGVDAAARLGVVRVDRQPSIFIGDQAYQVIGIVDDVSRRNDVLAAVIMPEGTARADFALAAPQELHMHLAVGAGPVLTSQLPTALSPNAPETIDVQAPPATSKVEESVQASVSTIFLALGGVALLIGGVGIANVTLLSVLERVGEIGLRRALGATPRDIGAQFMVESVVVGLLGGMLGAALGVAVVVGVSAANDWTPILDLRMVGAAAVAGGVIGLLAGLYPSLKASSIEPIAALRGGV; this is encoded by the coding sequence ATGACCGCCGTGACGCAACGCGTGCTCCGGACCGACCGATTCGGCTTGCGCGACCTGCTGGCCGAGGCGGCCGCCGGCATCGGTGCCCGCCCGGGCCGCCTGCTCCTGACCATCCTGGGCACCGTGCTCGGCATCGCCTCGATGGTCGTGACCGTCGGGCTCGCGCAGACCGCCGCGGGGCAGATCAACAAGCAGTTCGACGCGGTCGCGGCCACGCAGGCCCTGGCCAAGCCCGCGACTGCCAAGAGCTGGGACGGCTCCGGGCGCTCTCTCGCGGACCTCCCCTGGGACTCGGCCGTGCGCGCCGAGCGCCTCGCCGGCGTCGAGGCCGCCGGAACGTTCTCCACGGTGGAGATCGACGGCGCCGAGATCACCGCCGTCCCCGTGCACGACCCCTCCGCCGCGCGCACGCTCGCGCCGGACGTCCTCGCGACGTCCCCGGGCGCGCTCGAGTCGATCGGTGGCCGGGTCGTGCAGGGCCGCTACTTCGACGCCGGGCACGACGCCCGCGGCGACCGCGTGGTGGTGCTCGGCGTGGACGCGGCCGCGCGCCTCGGGGTGGTCCGGGTGGACCGCCAGCCGTCGATCTTCATCGGCGACCAGGCCTACCAGGTGATCGGGATCGTCGACGACGTCTCGAGGCGCAACGACGTCCTCGCCGCCGTGATCATGCCCGAGGGGACCGCGCGGGCCGACTTCGCCCTGGCGGCCCCGCAAGAGCTCCACATGCACCTGGCCGTCGGCGCCGGACCTGTCCTCACCAGCCAGCTCCCCACCGCGCTGAGCCCGAACGCGCCCGAGACGATCGACGTGCAGGCGCCGCCCGCGACCTCCAAGGTGGAGGAGTCCGTGCAGGCCAGCGTGAGCACGATCTTCCTGGCACTCGGTGGCGTGGCGCTGCTCATCGGCGGGGTCGGCATCGCGAACGTGACCCTGCTGTCCGTGCTGGAGCGCGTCGGCGAGATTGGGCTGCGCCGCGCGCTCGGGGCCACGCCTCGGGACATCGGTGCGCAGTTCATGGTCGAGTCCGTGGTGGTCGGCCTGCTCGGCGGGATGCTCGGTGCCGCCCTCGGGGTGGCCGTCGTCGTCGGGGTCAGTGCAGCCAACGACTGGACGCCGATCCTCGACCTGCGGATGGTCGGTGCCGCGGCCGTGGCGGGCGGGGTGATCGGCCTGCTGGCAGGGCTCTACCCGTCGCTCAAGGCATCGTCGATCGAACCCATCGCGGCGCTGCGCGGGGGCGTCTGA
- a CDS encoding ABC transporter ATP-binding protein, whose protein sequence is MTVLNLIEAPEDVGPPPPVLELQGAGRQFPGDPPVHALHPADLAVAAGEYLSVVGPSGSGKSTLLNLLGLLDMPTEGEYLLDGIPTSDAGERERAALRAGHIGFVFQSFHLMPHRTVLENVLLATLYSGVPRSERRDRALAALERVGLSHRIDFVPTLLSGGERQRAAVARAVVSQPRVLLADEPTGNLDSESSAGVLDLFDELHAAGLTLLVITHDDEVSARAQRRVRIADGYLREIA, encoded by the coding sequence GTGACGGTCCTCAACCTCATCGAGGCCCCCGAAGACGTCGGCCCCCCGCCGCCCGTGCTGGAGCTGCAGGGAGCCGGACGCCAGTTCCCGGGCGACCCGCCGGTCCACGCTCTGCACCCGGCCGACCTCGCGGTCGCGGCGGGCGAGTACCTCTCGGTGGTCGGCCCGTCGGGGTCGGGCAAGTCGACGCTCCTGAACCTCCTGGGACTTCTGGACATGCCCACCGAGGGCGAGTACCTGCTCGACGGGATCCCCACGTCCGACGCCGGCGAGCGCGAGCGGGCGGCGTTGCGTGCGGGCCACATCGGCTTCGTGTTCCAGTCCTTCCACCTGATGCCGCACCGGACCGTGCTGGAGAACGTGCTCCTGGCCACCCTGTACAGCGGCGTGCCGCGCTCGGAGCGACGCGACCGCGCCCTGGCAGCGCTGGAGCGCGTCGGGCTGAGCCATCGCATCGACTTCGTGCCCACCCTGCTGTCTGGTGGAGAACGGCAGCGGGCCGCCGTCGCACGGGCCGTGGTCTCACAGCCGCGGGTCCTCCTGGCCGACGAGCCCACCGGCAACCTCGACTCCGAGAGCTCGGCGGGGGTCCTCGACCTGTTCGACGAGCTGCACGCCGCCGGGCTCACCTTGCTGGTCATCACGCACGACGACGAGGTGTCGGCCCGCGCCCAGCGCCGGGTGCGGATCGCCGACGGCTACCTCCGGGAGATCGCATGA
- a CDS encoding SigE family RNA polymerase sigma factor, with product MRSDEEFREWAARRRQSLVRTATLLTAGDSHTAEDVVQTAMTKMYLAWPRLRDVRDRDAYARRVLVNAFTDEMRTSRRKREDLRSELPDRAVGSGAIDDDSRLLFAALEELPDRMRATVVLRYFHDLSVADTARALRCRPGTVKSQTARALEKLKHRLGPALRDDQGLRPDHPRGDTAPIPTIHATLTAGRLS from the coding sequence ATGAGATCTGATGAGGAGTTCCGGGAGTGGGCCGCGCGGCGCCGCCAGTCGCTGGTCCGCACGGCGACGCTGTTGACGGCTGGCGACTCACACACGGCGGAGGACGTGGTCCAGACCGCTATGACCAAGATGTACCTCGCCTGGCCGCGCCTGCGCGACGTGCGGGACCGCGACGCGTACGCCCGCCGCGTCCTGGTCAACGCCTTCACCGACGAGATGCGCACGAGCCGGCGCAAGCGCGAGGACCTCCGGTCAGAGCTGCCGGACCGGGCCGTCGGGAGCGGCGCAATCGACGACGACTCCCGGCTGCTGTTCGCGGCGCTCGAGGAGCTGCCGGACCGGATGCGGGCGACGGTGGTGCTGCGCTATTTCCACGACCTGAGCGTCGCCGACACAGCCCGGGCGCTGCGGTGCAGACCGGGGACGGTCAAGAGCCAGACGGCACGGGCGCTCGAGAAGCTCAAGCACCGGCTCGGACCGGCCCTGCGCGACGACCAGGGTCTGCGCCCGGACCACCCGCGGGGCGACACCGCCCCTATCCCCACGATCCACGCCACCCTCACCGCTGGGAGACTGTCATGA